In Amycolatopsis methanolica 239, a single genomic region encodes these proteins:
- a CDS encoding class I SAM-dependent methyltransferase, whose translation MSDAATHQLAAEGPAAYERYLVPAFFAECARQLVDLAAPQPNDRVLDVACGTGVVARAAEPLAAAVTGVDVDEDMLAVARSKSSGVGWLRGDATRLDLPDHSFDLVTGQQGLQFLPDRPAVVREWRRVLGPGGRIAVAMWRDARFHPQSAALSRAFEDHLGPEAGAALRAPFAGPRPKELRALFTDAGFASVRLRVGLVPVRFGSVAEMAEHEASATPAAPAFAAATEETRITIVDELAAELTDWVDDDGLTFPLVT comes from the coding sequence GTGAGCGACGCCGCCACCCACCAGCTCGCCGCCGAAGGCCCGGCGGCCTACGAGCGCTACCTGGTGCCGGCGTTCTTCGCCGAGTGCGCGCGGCAGCTCGTCGACCTCGCCGCACCGCAGCCGAATGACAGGGTCCTCGACGTCGCCTGCGGCACCGGCGTCGTCGCCCGCGCAGCCGAGCCGCTCGCCGCGGCGGTGACCGGCGTCGACGTCGACGAGGACATGCTCGCCGTCGCCCGGTCCAAGTCCTCCGGTGTCGGCTGGCTCCGCGGCGACGCCACCCGGCTCGACCTCCCGGACCACAGCTTCGACCTGGTCACCGGCCAGCAGGGCCTGCAGTTCCTGCCCGACCGCCCCGCCGTCGTGCGCGAGTGGCGGCGGGTCCTCGGACCCGGTGGCCGGATCGCCGTCGCGATGTGGCGCGACGCCCGCTTCCACCCCCAGTCCGCCGCCCTGTCCCGCGCGTTCGAGGACCACCTCGGCCCCGAGGCCGGCGCCGCCTTGCGGGCGCCGTTCGCCGGACCACGGCCCAAGGAGCTGCGTGCGCTGTTCACCGACGCCGGCTTCGCCTCCGTCCGCCTGCGCGTCGGGCTCGTGCCGGTCCGCTTCGGCTCGGTCGCCGAGATGGCCGAGCACGAGGCGAGCGCCACACCCGCCGCGCCGGCGTTCGCCGCCGCGACCGAGGAGACCCGCATCACCATCGTGGATGAACTGGCCGCCGAACTCAC
- a CDS encoding DUF2461 domain-containing protein, whose translation MTKFAGFGEHAVEFYDGLEADNSKPYWEDHVEVYRSDVRGPMEALLAELTPEFGPGFGEGKVFRPYRDVRFSHDKTPYKTHCGGVVEQGRGGGAYYVEVSSAGLRVGGGCFHLQSDQLARYRQAVDTEIHGKALADILAKLRRAGWAITGDVMKTKPRGYPDAHPRLELLKHRSLYAVKSWDPDDTLHERTCLDRVRKAWRQVRPFNEWARDHVGISEKPRR comes from the coding sequence GTGACGAAGTTCGCCGGATTCGGAGAGCACGCCGTCGAGTTCTACGACGGTCTGGAGGCCGACAACTCGAAGCCGTACTGGGAGGACCACGTCGAGGTCTACCGGTCGGACGTGCGCGGCCCGATGGAGGCGCTGCTCGCCGAGCTGACGCCGGAGTTCGGGCCGGGCTTCGGCGAAGGCAAGGTGTTCCGCCCCTACCGCGACGTGCGGTTCTCCCACGACAAGACGCCCTACAAGACCCACTGCGGCGGGGTCGTCGAGCAGGGCCGCGGCGGCGGCGCCTACTACGTGGAGGTGTCGTCGGCGGGGTTGCGCGTCGGCGGGGGCTGCTTCCACCTGCAGTCCGACCAGCTGGCGCGCTACCGGCAGGCGGTCGACACCGAGATCCACGGCAAGGCGCTGGCCGACATCCTCGCCAAGTTGCGCCGCGCCGGGTGGGCCATCACGGGCGACGTGATGAAGACCAAGCCACGCGGCTACCCGGACGCCCACCCGCGCCTGGAGCTGCTCAAACACCGCTCGCTGTACGCCGTGAAGTCCTGGGACCCGGACGACACCCTGCACGAACGCACCTGCCTGGACCGGGTCCGCAAGGCCTGGCGGCAGGTGCGCCCGTTCAACGAGTGGGCCCGCGACCACGTCGGAATCAGCGAGAAGCCGCGCCGCTGA
- a CDS encoding glycoside hydrolase family 18 protein has protein sequence MRRLALAFGGLFAALLMTVTAAPPAATAAPVGKLLGYFAEWGVYDRAYYVKNIHTSGSAAKLTHINYSFGNVTNGQCTVGDSYAAYDMAYTAANSVDGVADTWDAGALRGNFGQLRKLKQMYPNLKVLWSFGGWNWSGGFGQAAQNPAAFAESCYNLVHDPRWAGVFDGIDIDWEYPNACGATCDTSGAGAFTNLMSALRSKFGGELVTAAITADGSSGGKIDAADYGGAARYVDWYNVMTYDYFGGFSPAGPTAPHSPLTSYDGIPAAGFYSDAAIQKLKSKGVPASKLLLGIGFYGRGWTGVTQATPGGTATGPAPGKYEQGIDDYKILKTRCPSTGTIAGTAYAKCGSEWWSYDTPATITGKMSYAKSQGLGGAFFWELSGDTADGELITAMNS, from the coding sequence ATGCGCAGACTCGCTCTCGCGTTCGGCGGCTTGTTCGCCGCGCTCCTCATGACGGTCACCGCCGCGCCGCCCGCGGCGACCGCGGCGCCCGTCGGCAAACTGCTCGGCTATTTCGCCGAGTGGGGCGTCTACGACCGGGCGTACTACGTCAAGAACATCCACACCAGCGGGTCGGCGGCCAAGCTGACCCACATCAACTACTCGTTCGGCAACGTCACGAACGGGCAGTGCACCGTCGGCGACAGCTACGCCGCCTACGACATGGCCTACACCGCCGCGAACAGCGTGGACGGCGTCGCCGACACATGGGACGCCGGCGCGCTGCGCGGCAACTTCGGGCAGCTGCGCAAGCTCAAGCAGATGTACCCGAACCTGAAGGTGCTGTGGTCCTTCGGCGGCTGGAACTGGTCCGGCGGGTTCGGCCAGGCCGCGCAGAACCCGGCCGCGTTCGCCGAGTCCTGCTACAACCTGGTCCACGACCCGCGCTGGGCCGGCGTGTTCGACGGCATCGACATCGACTGGGAGTACCCGAACGCGTGCGGCGCCACCTGTGACACCAGCGGCGCGGGCGCGTTCACGAACCTGATGTCGGCGCTGCGGTCGAAGTTCGGCGGCGAGCTGGTGACCGCCGCGATCACCGCGGACGGCTCGTCCGGCGGCAAGATCGACGCGGCGGACTACGGCGGCGCGGCGCGCTACGTCGACTGGTACAACGTGATGACCTACGACTACTTCGGCGGCTTCAGCCCGGCCGGCCCGACCGCGCCGCACTCGCCGCTCACCTCCTACGACGGCATCCCGGCCGCGGGTTTCTACTCCGACGCGGCGATCCAGAAGCTCAAGTCGAAGGGCGTGCCGGCGAGCAAGCTGTTGCTGGGGATCGGGTTCTACGGTCGCGGCTGGACCGGCGTCACGCAGGCCACCCCGGGCGGCACCGCGACCGGCCCGGCGCCGGGCAAGTACGAGCAGGGCATCGACGACTACAAGATCCTCAAGACGCGCTGCCCGTCGACCGGCACGATCGCGGGCACCGCGTACGCCAAGTGCGGCTCGGAGTGGTGGAGCTACGACACCCCGGCGACCATCACGGGGAAGATGAGCTACGCCAAGAGCCAGGGCCTCGGCGGCGCGTTCTTCTGGGAACTCTCCGGCGACACGGCCGACGGGGAACTCATCACCGCGATGAACTCCTAG
- a CDS encoding 6-phosphofructokinase — protein MRVGVLTGGGDCPGLNAVIRAVVRKGIEAHGWEIVGFRSGWRGPLTGDSRPLGLDDVEEILIRGGTILGSSRTNPYKEEGGVEKIRAVLADQGVDALIAIGGEDTLGVAKKLTDDGIGVVGVPKTIDNDLAATDYTFGFDTAVHIATEAIDRLRTTAESHYRAMVVEVMGRHAGWIALHAGLAGGANVILVPERPFSVEQVVEWVERRFEKMYAPIIVVAEGAVPEGGAEVLRTGEKDAFGHVQLGGVGTWLADEIAERTGKESRAVVLGHTQRGGTPTAYDRVLATRFGLHAVDAVADGDFGTMVALRGTDIVRVKLAEATAELKTVPPERYEEAEVFFG, from the coding sequence ATGCGTGTCGGCGTGCTGACCGGTGGCGGCGACTGCCCCGGGCTCAACGCGGTCATCCGCGCGGTGGTCCGAAAGGGCATCGAGGCGCATGGGTGGGAGATCGTCGGCTTCCGCTCCGGCTGGCGCGGCCCGCTGACCGGGGACAGCCGTCCGCTCGGTCTCGACGACGTCGAGGAGATCCTGATCCGCGGCGGCACCATCCTCGGCTCCTCGCGGACCAACCCGTACAAGGAGGAGGGTGGCGTCGAGAAGATCCGCGCCGTCCTCGCCGACCAGGGCGTCGACGCGCTCATCGCGATCGGCGGCGAGGACACCCTCGGCGTCGCGAAGAAGCTCACCGACGACGGCATCGGCGTGGTCGGCGTGCCCAAGACGATCGACAACGACCTCGCGGCCACCGACTACACGTTCGGCTTCGACACCGCGGTGCACATCGCCACCGAGGCGATCGACCGGCTGCGCACCACCGCCGAGTCGCACTACCGCGCGATGGTCGTCGAGGTCATGGGCCGTCACGCGGGCTGGATCGCACTGCACGCCGGCCTGGCCGGTGGCGCCAACGTCATCCTGGTCCCGGAGCGGCCGTTCTCCGTCGAGCAGGTCGTGGAGTGGGTCGAGCGCCGCTTCGAGAAGATGTACGCGCCGATCATCGTGGTCGCCGAGGGCGCGGTGCCGGAGGGCGGCGCCGAGGTGCTCCGGACCGGGGAGAAGGACGCGTTCGGCCACGTCCAGCTCGGCGGGGTCGGCACCTGGCTGGCCGACGAGATCGCGGAGCGCACCGGTAAGGAGTCGCGCGCGGTCGTGCTCGGGCACACCCAGCGCGGCGGCACGCCGACGGCTTACGACCGGGTGCTCGCGACCCGCTTCGGCCTGCACGCCGTGGACGCGGTAGCGGACGGCGACTTCGGCACGATGGTCGCGCTGCGCGGCACCGATATCGTCCGGGTCAAGCTCGCGGAGGCGACCGCGGAGCTGAAGACCGTGCCGCCGGAGCGCTACGAGGAGGCCGAGGTCTTCTTCGGCTGA
- a CDS encoding 3-deoxy-7-phosphoheptulonate synthase, producing the protein MSLSAGPAEISEGLDNQRTLGVSPLISPALLRQELPVDAAIAKTVAHGRSSAVDILHGDDDRLIVVVGPCSVHDPAAALDYAHRLAEHAAGVRDELHVIMRVYFEKPRTTLGWKGLINDPDLDGSYAVNKGLRMARKLLLDISALGLPVGCEFLDPITPQFIADTVSWGSIGARTAASQVHRQLCSALSMPVGIKNSTEGDVQVAVDATRAAAASHVFAGINNDGLAALFTTAGNPDCHVILRGGSAGPNYDAATVADTLARQAKAGLPERVIIDASHGNSGKDHVRQGVVAGEIADRIAAGERGIAGIMLESFLEAGRQDLVLGHAGELTYGQSITDACLDWRSTGELLDRLSEAVAARR; encoded by the coding sequence ATGTCTCTCAGCGCAGGCCCCGCGGAAATTTCCGAAGGCCTCGACAACCAGCGCACCCTCGGCGTCAGCCCGCTGATCTCCCCCGCCCTGCTGCGGCAGGAGCTGCCGGTGGACGCGGCGATCGCCAAGACCGTCGCGCATGGCCGGTCGTCGGCCGTCGACATCCTCCACGGCGACGACGACCGCCTCATCGTGGTCGTCGGCCCCTGCTCGGTGCACGACCCCGCGGCCGCCCTCGACTACGCCCACCGGCTGGCCGAGCACGCCGCCGGTGTGCGCGACGAACTGCACGTGATCATGCGGGTGTACTTCGAGAAGCCACGCACCACGCTGGGCTGGAAGGGCCTCATCAACGACCCGGACCTGGACGGCAGCTACGCCGTCAACAAGGGCCTGCGGATGGCGCGCAAGCTGCTGCTGGACATCTCCGCACTGGGGCTGCCGGTCGGGTGCGAGTTCCTGGACCCGATCACGCCGCAGTTCATCGCCGACACCGTGAGCTGGGGATCCATCGGCGCGCGGACCGCGGCCAGCCAGGTGCACCGCCAGCTGTGCAGCGCGCTGTCCATGCCGGTGGGGATCAAGAACTCCACTGAGGGCGATGTGCAGGTGGCGGTGGACGCGACCCGCGCGGCGGCGGCGAGCCACGTGTTCGCGGGCATCAACAACGACGGCCTGGCGGCGCTGTTCACCACGGCGGGCAACCCGGACTGCCACGTCATCCTGCGCGGCGGTTCCGCAGGCCCGAACTACGACGCGGCGACGGTGGCCGACACGCTCGCGCGGCAGGCCAAGGCCGGGCTGCCGGAGCGGGTGATCATCGACGCGAGCCACGGCAACAGCGGCAAGGACCACGTCCGCCAGGGCGTGGTGGCCGGGGAGATCGCGGACCGGATCGCCGCCGGCGAGCGCGGGATCGCCGGGATCATGCTGGAGAGCTTCCTCGAGGCCGGGCGGCAGGACCTGGTGCTGGGGCACGCGGGCGAGCTGACCTACGGGCAGTCGATCACCGATGCGTGCCTGGACTGGCGCAGCACGGGTGAGCTGCTGGACCGCCTCTCGGAGGCGGTGGCCGCTCGGCGGTGA
- a CDS encoding polyadenylate-specific 3'-exoribonuclease AS translates to MRFFYDTEFIEDGVTIDLVSIGVVDERGREFYAVSTDFDPAKAGPWVRENVLPKLPSPADKAWRSRAQIRADLLEFFGRPPGGIELWAWYAAYDHVALAQLWGTMPELPRQLPRFTRDLRQRWEDVGKPKLPLPPPNAHDALADARFNLERWRIIDEVRRRKGYPA, encoded by the coding sequence GTGCGTTTCTTCTACGACACCGAATTCATCGAGGACGGCGTGACGATCGACCTGGTGTCGATCGGTGTCGTGGATGAACGGGGACGCGAGTTCTACGCGGTCTCCACCGACTTCGACCCCGCCAAGGCCGGCCCGTGGGTGCGCGAGAACGTCCTGCCGAAGCTGCCCTCGCCCGCGGACAAGGCGTGGCGGAGCCGGGCCCAGATCCGGGCCGACCTGCTGGAGTTCTTCGGCCGGCCGCCGGGCGGGATCGAGCTGTGGGCCTGGTACGCGGCCTACGACCACGTCGCGCTGGCCCAGCTGTGGGGCACGATGCCCGAGCTGCCGCGCCAGCTGCCCCGGTTCACGCGCGACCTGCGGCAGCGGTGGGAGGACGTGGGCAAGCCCAAGCTGCCCCTGCCGCCGCCGAACGCGCACGACGCCCTCGCCGACGCGCGCTTCAACCTGGAGCGCTGGCGCATCATCGACGAGGTACGCCGCCGCAAGGGCTACCCGGCCTAA
- a CDS encoding lysophospholipid acyltransferase family protein translates to MVYRLLKYVLLGPLLRLLWPTKVTGVENVPETGGAILASNHLAVADSFFMPLRVKRRVTFPAKQEYFTEKGVKGTLKKWFFTGAGQIPIDRSGGSAAQAALDTAIRLLREGNLLGIYPEGTRSPDGRLYKGKTGVARVALEAGVPVVPVAMIGTDKVNPIGSKMWIPRRLEIRFGKPLDFSRYAGLSGDRFVERSITDEIMYALMELSGQEYVDIYAAKAKELMAAEAAGVRAVVPAQSGLPDADRVPETKAG, encoded by the coding sequence GTGGTTTACCGGTTGCTGAAGTACGTGCTGCTCGGGCCGTTGCTCCGGCTCCTGTGGCCCACGAAGGTGACCGGGGTGGAGAACGTCCCGGAGACCGGTGGCGCCATCCTCGCCAGCAACCACCTCGCGGTCGCCGACTCGTTCTTCATGCCGCTGCGCGTCAAGCGCCGCGTCACCTTCCCGGCGAAGCAGGAGTACTTCACCGAGAAGGGCGTCAAGGGCACCCTCAAGAAGTGGTTCTTCACCGGCGCGGGCCAGATCCCGATCGACCGTTCCGGCGGCTCGGCCGCGCAGGCCGCGCTGGACACCGCGATCCGGCTGCTGCGTGAGGGCAACCTGCTCGGCATCTACCCGGAGGGCACCCGCTCCCCGGACGGCCGCCTGTACAAGGGCAAGACGGGTGTCGCCCGCGTCGCGCTGGAGGCCGGTGTGCCGGTCGTCCCCGTCGCCATGATCGGCACCGACAAGGTCAACCCGATCGGCTCGAAGATGTGGATCCCGCGGCGGTTGGAGATCCGGTTCGGCAAGCCGCTGGACTTCTCGCGGTACGCGGGCCTGTCCGGCGACCGGTTCGTCGAGCGGTCCATCACCGACGAGATCATGTACGCCCTGATGGAGCTCTCCGGCCAGGAGTACGTCGACATCTACGCGGCGAAGGCCAAGGAACTGATGGCCGCCGAGGCCGCAGGGGTGCGCGCGGTGGTGCCTGCACAGAGTGGCCTGCCCGACGCCGACCGGGTACCGGAGACCAAGGCCGGCTGA
- a CDS encoding alpha/beta hydrolase encodes MPVLAGAEPFAHTGSAEVGVLLCHGFTGTPQSLRGWAEHLAARDFTVRLPRLPGHGTTWQEMNKTGWPEWYGTVEREFLELRERCQSVFVFGQSMGGTLALRLARQHGGAVAGLVLVNPSVTRLSWDTKLLPVLSRVVPWSRGVANDIAKPGVTELAYDRVPVRAAASLARLWKLVRADLPLVTQPLLLMHSLVDHVVEPENARIVLDNVRSRDVTEVVLEKSFHVATLDHDAPLIFRRSVEFVEAVRDPGQVGAR; translated from the coding sequence ATGCCTGTGCTCGCCGGTGCGGAACCGTTCGCGCACACCGGTTCGGCCGAGGTCGGGGTGCTGCTGTGCCACGGTTTCACCGGCACGCCACAGAGCCTGCGGGGCTGGGCCGAGCACCTCGCCGCGCGGGACTTCACCGTGCGGCTGCCCCGCCTGCCGGGACACGGCACGACGTGGCAGGAGATGAACAAGACCGGCTGGCCCGAGTGGTATGGCACGGTCGAGCGCGAGTTCCTGGAGCTGCGGGAACGGTGCCAGTCGGTGTTCGTGTTCGGCCAGTCGATGGGCGGCACGCTCGCGCTGCGGCTGGCGCGGCAGCACGGGGGCGCGGTCGCCGGGCTGGTGCTGGTCAACCCGTCCGTCACGCGGCTGAGCTGGGACACCAAGCTGCTGCCCGTGTTGTCCCGGGTGGTGCCGTGGTCGCGGGGCGTCGCGAACGACATCGCCAAGCCCGGCGTCACCGAGCTGGCCTACGACCGGGTGCCGGTGCGGGCGGCGGCGAGCCTGGCGCGGCTGTGGAAGCTCGTGCGGGCCGACCTGCCGTTGGTGACGCAACCGCTGCTCCTGATGCACTCGCTCGTTGACCACGTCGTGGAACCCGAGAACGCGCGCATCGTGCTGGACAACGTGCGCAGCCGGGACGTGACGGAAGTGGTGCTGGAGAAGAGTTTCCACGTCGCGACCCTGGACCACGACGCGCCGCTCATCTTCCGGCGTAGTGTCGAATTCGTGGAAGCGGTCCGTGACCCGGGGCAGGTGGGGGCCCGATGA
- a CDS encoding glycerate kinase gives MTRVVVAPDKFKGTLAADAVAAAIAAGLRRGRAGVEVLECPIADGGDGTVAAAVAAGFAFVPARASGPVGEPVDTGYARRGDTAVIELAAVSGLALLDELAPLTATTLGVGELMRAALDAGASRLVLGLGGSSSTDGGTGLLRALGARLLDADGAELPPGGAALRRLARVDLDGLDPRLREVELLVASDVDNPLLGPHGAAAVYGPQKGASAEDVELLESALRQLAEVVRGSGVDVANVPGAGAAGGTGYALAMLGASFRPGIDVVLELTGLTEKLPGADLLITGEGSLDEQTLRGKGPAGIAAAAAERGIPVVALAGRNTLSPDTLRSAGFTAAYGLTAIEPDVQRCLTEPGPLLERLAERVAREYL, from the coding sequence GTGACGCGGGTCGTCGTAGCGCCGGACAAGTTCAAGGGCACGCTGGCCGCCGACGCGGTGGCCGCCGCGATCGCGGCCGGGCTGCGGCGCGGGCGGGCCGGGGTCGAGGTGCTGGAATGCCCGATCGCCGACGGCGGCGACGGCACCGTGGCCGCCGCGGTGGCCGCGGGCTTCGCGTTCGTGCCGGCGCGGGCCAGCGGACCGGTCGGCGAGCCGGTCGACACGGGCTACGCGCGCCGGGGCGACACAGCGGTGATCGAGCTGGCGGCGGTGTCCGGGCTGGCGTTGCTGGACGAGCTGGCGCCGCTGACCGCGACGACACTCGGGGTCGGCGAGCTGATGCGAGCCGCGCTGGACGCCGGTGCCTCCCGGCTCGTGCTGGGACTGGGCGGAAGTTCGAGCACCGACGGCGGCACCGGGCTGTTGCGGGCGCTCGGCGCGCGGCTGCTGGACGCCGACGGTGCGGAGCTGCCGCCGGGTGGGGCCGCGTTGCGGCGTCTGGCGCGGGTGGACCTGGACGGGCTGGACCCGCGGCTGCGCGAGGTCGAACTGCTGGTGGCGAGCGACGTGGACAACCCGCTGCTGGGCCCGCACGGCGCGGCGGCGGTGTACGGGCCGCAGAAGGGCGCTTCGGCGGAGGACGTCGAGCTGCTGGAGTCGGCGCTGCGGCAGTTGGCCGAGGTCGTGCGGGGGTCCGGGGTCGACGTGGCGAACGTGCCGGGCGCGGGCGCGGCCGGTGGGACGGGCTACGCGCTGGCGATGCTCGGGGCGTCGTTCCGGCCGGGCATCGACGTGGTGCTGGAGCTGACCGGGCTGACCGAGAAGCTGCCTGGCGCGGACCTGCTGATCACCGGCGAGGGCTCCCTGGACGAGCAGACGCTGCGCGGCAAGGGCCCGGCGGGCATCGCCGCGGCGGCCGCTGAGCGCGGGATCCCGGTGGTGGCGCTAGCCGGGCGCAACACGCTCTCACCGGACACCCTCCGGTCAGCGGGCTTCACCGCGGCCTACGGACTCACGGCCATCGAACCGGACGTGCAGCGCTGCCTGACCGAACCGGGGCCCCTGCTGGAGCGGCTCGCCGAACGGGTGGCGCGGGAGTACCTCTAG
- a CDS encoding MBL fold metallo-hydrolase: MSDRLYFRQLLSGRDFAVGDPVATQMVNFAYLIGDRETREAVVVDPAYAVGDLLDVLAADDMRLTGVLATHHHPDHVGGSMMGFTLAGLPELLARESVPVHVNRNETEWVQRVTGVSATDLTGHDHDDVVEVGAVSIRLLHTPGHTPGSQCFLVDGRLVAGDTLFLEGCGRTDFPGGDAEAMYHSLRWLADLPGDPVVYPGHQYSAAPSASLSSVKENNFVYRPRNLDEWRTMFGG; this comes from the coding sequence ATGTCCGACCGCTTGTACTTCCGCCAGCTGCTGTCCGGCCGCGACTTCGCGGTGGGCGACCCGGTGGCCACCCAGATGGTCAACTTCGCCTACCTGATCGGCGACCGGGAGACCAGGGAGGCGGTGGTCGTCGACCCGGCGTACGCGGTGGGGGACCTGCTGGACGTGCTGGCCGCCGACGACATGCGCTTGACCGGGGTGCTGGCCACGCACCACCACCCCGACCACGTCGGCGGCAGCATGATGGGCTTCACGCTGGCCGGGCTGCCCGAGCTGCTGGCGCGCGAGTCTGTGCCGGTGCACGTGAACCGCAACGAGACGGAGTGGGTCCAGCGGGTCACCGGCGTGTCGGCGACGGACCTGACCGGGCACGACCACGACGACGTCGTGGAGGTCGGCGCGGTGTCGATCCGGCTGCTGCACACGCCCGGCCACACCCCCGGCAGCCAGTGTTTCCTGGTCGACGGCCGGCTCGTCGCCGGGGACACCCTGTTCCTGGAGGGCTGCGGCCGGACGGACTTCCCCGGCGGCGACGCCGAGGCGATGTACCACAGCCTCCGGTGGCTGGCGGACCTGCCGGGCGACCCGGTGGTCTACCCCGGGCACCAGTACTCGGCCGCGCCGTCCGCGTCGCTGTCGTCGGTGAAGGAGAACAACTTCGTCTACCGCCCCCGCAACCTCGACGAGTGGCGCACGATGTTCGGCGGCTGA
- a CDS encoding DUF427 domain-containing protein codes for MTTDGRGRVRIEPGAKRVRAVFGGQVVADTLHPLMVWEVPYYPVYYVPREDVRSEYLVATGETAHSPSRGDADVFTVRVGDREAAGAALGYQDSPLEALKGHVRLDFAAMDSWFEEDEEIFVHPRDPRTRVDILASSRHVRIEIDGVTVAESRSPRLLFETGLPTRYYLPKTDVRLDLLEPSDTITRCPYKGEASYYSVRVGDRLHSDVVWYYRSPLPESQKVQGLVAFYDEKVDVYLDGVKQERPKTKF; via the coding sequence ATGACAACCGATGGTCGTGGCCGGGTCCGGATCGAGCCGGGCGCCAAGCGGGTACGGGCGGTCTTCGGCGGCCAGGTCGTCGCCGACACGCTGCACCCGCTCATGGTGTGGGAGGTCCCGTACTACCCGGTCTACTACGTCCCGCGCGAGGACGTGCGCAGCGAGTACCTGGTCGCCACGGGGGAGACGGCGCACTCGCCGAGCCGTGGCGACGCCGACGTGTTCACCGTGCGGGTGGGCGACCGCGAGGCGGCCGGCGCGGCGCTGGGCTACCAGGACTCGCCGTTGGAGGCGCTGAAGGGGCACGTGCGGCTCGACTTCGCCGCCATGGACTCGTGGTTCGAGGAGGACGAGGAGATCTTCGTGCACCCCCGCGACCCGCGGACGCGCGTCGACATCCTCGCCAGCTCGCGGCACGTGCGCATCGAGATCGACGGCGTGACCGTGGCCGAGTCCCGCAGCCCGCGGCTGCTGTTTGAGACCGGTCTGCCCACGCGGTACTACTTGCCTAAGACCGACGTCCGGCTCGACCTGCTGGAACCCAGCGACACGATCACCCGGTGCCCGTACAAGGGCGAGGCCTCGTACTACTCGGTCCGCGTCGGCGACCGGTTGCACTCCGACGTGGTCTGGTACTACCGGTCCCCGCTGCCGGAGAGCCAGAAGGTGCAGGGGCTGGTCGCCTTCTACGACGAGAAGGTCGACGTGTACCTGGATGGGGTGAAGCAGGAGCGGCCGAAGACGAAGTTCTAG
- a CDS encoding TetR/AcrR family transcriptional regulator, with protein sequence MTTTLPAGARERILETAYQLFSRRGIRAVGVDEVIARSQVAKATLYRHFPSKDDLVLAFLDRREQLWTVGLIERQARARGATPEGKLLAIFDVLDDWFRSPADFDACAFVNVLLEMGADHPLGQACIRHLDTLRGIVAGLAREAGLAEPEDLARSWHLLMKGAIVSAAEGDADAAVRAREMARDLLARHRK encoded by the coding sequence ATGACCACCACCCTGCCAGCCGGTGCCCGTGAGCGGATCCTGGAGACCGCTTACCAGCTCTTCTCGCGCCGCGGCATCCGCGCGGTGGGTGTGGACGAGGTCATCGCACGCTCGCAGGTCGCCAAGGCGACGCTGTACCGGCACTTCCCGTCGAAGGACGACCTCGTGCTGGCCTTCCTCGACCGGCGCGAACAGCTGTGGACCGTCGGGCTGATCGAACGGCAGGCCCGCGCCCGCGGCGCGACGCCGGAGGGCAAGCTGCTCGCGATCTTCGACGTGCTCGACGACTGGTTCCGCTCGCCGGCGGACTTCGACGCGTGCGCGTTCGTCAACGTCCTGCTCGAAATGGGCGCCGACCACCCGCTCGGCCAGGCCTGCATCCGGCACCTGGACACCCTCCGCGGCATCGTGGCCGGCCTGGCGCGGGAGGCAGGGCTGGCCGAGCCCGAGGACCTCGCCCGCTCCTGGCACCTGCTGATGAAGGGCGCGATCGTCTCCGCCGCCGAAGGTGACGCCGACGCCGCGGTGCGGGCCCGGGAAATGGCGCGCGACCTGCTGGCCCGGCACCGGAAATAA
- a CDS encoding DUF2795 domain-containing protein, with amino-acid sequence MTTPDPDRLHALLSEVDFPCGRAELIRQATAHGADDSTLGHLGAIPDSTYPDLEAVTSACARIT; translated from the coding sequence ATGACCACGCCCGACCCCGACCGACTCCACGCCCTGCTGTCCGAAGTGGACTTCCCTTGCGGCCGGGCCGAGCTGATCCGGCAGGCGACCGCGCACGGCGCGGACGACAGCACGCTCGGGCACCTGGGCGCGATCCCGGACTCCACCTACCCGGACCTCGAGGCCGTCACCAGCGCCTGTGCCCGGATCACCTGA